The genomic window CCTGTCGGAAGCCGGCGTGCAGACCATCCGGAAGGCCCACGCCATCCAGCCGGTGGCCGCCCTCCAGAGCGAGTACTCGCTGTTCTGGCGGGAGCCGGAGGTGGAGATCATCCCCACGCTCGAGGAGCTGGGCATCGGCTTCGTCCCCTTCAGCCCCCTGGGCAAGGGCTTCCTCACGGGGAAGATCGACGAGACCACCACCTTCGACCCCACGGACTTCCGCAATGTCGTTCCGCGCTTCACGCCCGAGGCCCGCAAGGCGAATTTCGCCCTGGTCGAGGTACTCAAGAGCCTCGCTGCGGCCAAAGATGCGACGCCTGCCCAGCTCGCACTGGCCTGGCTGCTGGCCCAGAAGCCCTGGATCGTCCCCATCCCGGGCACCACGAAGCAGCACCGGCTCGAAGAAAACCTCGGGGGTGCCGCCCTCGAACTCACCCCCGAGGACCTGAAAGCCATTGGCGCCGCCGCCTCCGGGATTGAGCTGCGGGGGGAGCGCTATCCGGCGCACCTGCAGCGGCTGGTGGGGCGTTGACCCCCGATTTTCAGGAGAGGATTTCCATGAACATACTCATCATCAACGCCCACCTTTCCTACCCTGGCTGGTCCGAGGGCAAGCTGAACTTGGCATTCATGGACCAGGCCAAGGCGTTCTTCGCCGAACGGGGACACCAGGTCGCCGAGACCTACATTGAGCGGGGCTATAAGCCGGAAGAAGAAGTCCAGAAGCATGTATCGGCCGACCTGGTCCTCCTCCAGACGCCGGTCAACTGGTTCTCTGCACCATGGATCTACAAGAAATATGTGGATGAGGTCTTCAATCTGGGACTGACCACCAAGGCCCTGCTCGAAGGTGATGGCCGCACCCGCCAGGACCCGACTCGGCAGTACGGCTCGGGTGGCCACATGCAGGGAAAGAAGTTCATGATCTCCGCCACCTGGAATGCGCCAAAAGAAACCTTTGATAACCCCAACAGCCTTCTATACGGCGGCAAGGGGACGGCGGACCTGTTCCTCCACATCACCTCGAACTACAAATTCATCGGGTTCGACATTCTCCCGGATTTCGGGGTGTTCGACATCTTCAAGACCCCCGACATCCCGCGTGCGCTGGAGGACTACAGATCCCATCTGGAGAAGCACTGCCTGTGACCGGGCACGGAGCTACCCCCACGACGGCCATGACCCACATCGTCCTCCAGGCGCAGAGCCAGGGCAAGGCGCTCAACTGGCTGGAGAAGGTCAGTCATGCGCAGGACCCATCAGCCTAAACCCCGGCCCCCAGGCGGTCATGGTAAGGTCTCAGCCCTCCCGCTGGCCCCACGATCCAGGTGCCACCGCCGAACGCTCATTCACAAGGGACCCTGCGGGGACGAACATCCCACCACAACTGTTGTCGTTCTGCGGACACTCTCCATGACCAGACTGCACGCCTCTCCTCGCACCACGGATCTGGAAGAAGACTCGACCGATCTGGCCAAGCTCGCGCGCCGGTTGATGGCCCATGCCCCCTACGACGGGACCTTCGACCTCCGGCTTTCGGGCGTCCATGTATCCAAGGCCTCCCGCATCGAGAAGGAGATGCACCACGCCGTGATGCAGCCGGCCCTGTGCATGGTGGCCCAGGGCGCCAAGCGGGTCATCCTCGGGAAGGAGATCTACGAGTACGACGCCTCGCGCATGCTGGTCTATTCCGTGGATGTCCCCATCACCGCCCAGGTCACCCAGGCCAGCCTGGATGCGCCCTACCTTGGCATTCGGCTGGACCTCGACCCTGCCCGCGTCGCCGACCTGACGGCCAAGGTCTATCCCCTTGGCTTGCCGAAGCGGGACGACGGCCATGCCATCTGCGTGGACCAGGTGGATGAGCATGTGATCAACGCGGTCGTACGACTCATGGAGCTCGCGTCCCAGCCCGGGGAGGCCGACCTGCTTGCGCCCCTGGTCATGGACGAGATCCTGATCCGGCTGTTGCGAAGCTCCCTCGGCCTGCGGCTTGCGATGATCGGCCAGGAGAAGAGCAAGGTCCATCGGATCTCCAAGGCGGTGTCGTGGGTTCGTTCCCATTTCGACAAACCGCTGGATGTCGAGCGCCTCGCCACGCTCGTCCACATGAGCCCTTCCTCCTTCCACCAGCATTTCAAGGCCGTCACCGACATGAGCCCCCTGCAGTACCAGAAGGCGCTGCGCCTGCAGGAGGCCCGGCGCCTCATGCTGCTGACGAAGCTGGATGCCGGGAGCGCCGGCCGCCAGGTCGGCTACCAGAGCGTGTCCCAGTTCACCCGGGAGTACGGGCGCTACTTCGGAAATGCCCCCACCAGGGACATTGCGCTGCTCCTCCAAAAAGCCAGCGTGGACAACCCCTCCGCGGAGAATTAGCACATCTCCGCCATCGGGATGGACCGGCAAACCCATGGGCCCCGTCCTGCCACAGGAGAGGACCGCCGAGGTTCCCACGGGGAGTAGGTCCATCCGTCCGTTCAGAGGATCGCCAGAGCCTGCCCCGTGAAGGATGCGGCACAGGCGGCCACCCGCTCGGGTGACCCCTCGACCACCACGCGTCCCCCGGCGGCACCTCCCTCGGGGCCCAGGTCGATGATCCAATCGCAGGCGGCGATGAAATCCAGGTCGTGCTCGACCGCCACGACGAGGTGGCCTTCTCCCGCCAGTCTACGAAGTGCGGCCCGCAGGCGGTCCACATCCTCGAAGCCCAGACCGCGCGTCGGCTCATCCAGCAAGACGGCGACCCTCCCCTTCCTGGGCGCGGCGAGCAGGCCGGCCAGGCGGAGGCGCTGGCGCTCACCCTCCGACAGGGTGCCCGCCTCCTGCCCCAGTCGAAGGTAGCCCAGGCCGACCTCGCGCAGCGCCCCCAGGCTCCTGCTCACCGCGGCGTCCTGGGCGAAGGCCTCCGCCAGCTCCGCCACACTGGCCTCCAGCGTGGCGGCGATGGACCGACCTGCCACCAGACACGCCAGCACCTCGGGCTGGAAACGCTGGCCCAGGCAGACCTCGCAGCCCACCGTGACATCCGGCAGCAGATCCATGGCCACAGTGATCACGCCGCGCCCCTCACAGGCCTCGCAGCGACCGCCCGGAGCGGCGGTGGAGAAATGCTTCGCCGAGAGCTTCGAGGCCTTGGCCCGGGGAGTCGCCGCATAGCGCCTGCGGAGGATCTCGCTCAGGCCCGAGAGGGTGAGGACCGTGCTCCGGCCCACCAGGCCCAGGCCTTCCTGATTCGCCGTGATCACCTCCCCAATGTCCGTGGTCAGCTCGATGCCCTCGCAGCCGACGGGGCCCCGGCCCTGCAGGTGATTCCGGAGCGAGGGCGCGAGCACATCCAGGACGAGGGTTGATTTCCCGCTTCCAGATACGCCCGTCACCCCCACCAGGACACCGGCCGGGAAGGCCACATCAATGCCCTGGAGGTTGTGGAGGTGGGCTCCCCGCACCCGGACGGCCGGGCTCCGAGTGGCCCCGCCCTGCCCGCCAATGACGGTGCGGGAGCGGCGGAGCTGGGCGCCGGTGCGGGATCCCGGGAGCTGCTTCAGATCCTCCGGCGTGCCCACGGCGAGGAGGCGCCCCCCTTCAGGCCCTGCCCCGGGCCCCAATTCGAGGATCTGGTCTGCCGCGGCGATGAGGCTGCTCTCGTGCTCGACCACCACGACGGCATTGCCGGCCTCCGCGAGCTTCTTCAGCACACCGCCCAGGCGCTGGATGTCCCGTGCATGGAGCCCCCGGGAGGGCTCATCCAGGATGTAGGTGACCCCCACGAGGCCCCCGTCCAGGGCGGCCGCCAAACGCACGCGCTGGGCCTCGCCACCCGAGAGGCTCGCCATCTCCCGCCGCACCGACAGATACCCCAGGCCAGCGTCCGCGAGGGCCTGGAACCGCCGGCGGAGGTCTTCCCGGAGATCGTGCGTGAGCGCATCCATTCGCGGGGAAAGCCCCTGGATGTCCAACCCGCCCAGCCATCCGAGAGCCTGGTCGATGGACGACCCCGTGGCCTCGGGGAATCGCAGTCCGCCAAAGCGGACGCTCCGGGCAACCGCCTTCAGCCGCTCCCCTCCACACTCTGGACAGGGATTGTCCACCAGAAGGGCCTCCAACTCCTCCCCCTTGGGGTCGGCATGAATCCGCTCGTATTCCCGATCCACCAGGGTCGCGAAACCCGGCCACTCCGTCTGGAGCCGGTGCACGCCCACCACCTTCCCCCGCCGGTAGTGCCAGGCCACCTCGTGCACCGTGCTGCCCGTGCCGGACATCGCCAGCCTGCGTTCCTCGGGCCCCAGCTCCCGCCAAGGCCGGCCGAGGTCCAGCCCGGCCCCTTCCGCGGCGCGCCGGAGGGTGGCCACGAACTGCCCGTCCGGTTCCCCCAGGTAGGCGCCGAAGCGGGTGCCGTCCATGGCGCCCCCATCCAGAGGGCGGTCCGGGTGGCTCACCAGCCGCTCGGGGTCGCAGCGCTGGAGGAAACCCAATCCTTTGCATGACGGGCAGGCACCGCGCTCCGAATGGGGCGAGAAATCCGAGGCCCAGAGCCCGGGGAGCCCCTGCCCGCAGCCGCAGCGGTCGCCCTGGGCCGGGGCTTCGCAGGCGGGACAGGGGCGCTCGCCGGCCCGGGCGAACAGGAGGCGGAGCAGTTCGTCCAGCTCCGTGACGGTGCCCACCGTGGAGCGGGGATTCCGACGGCCCGCCCGTTGGGGCACCGCCACGGCGGCCTGGAGCCCCCGGGCGGCGTCCAGTTCGGCGCCGCCCTTCCGCGGCAAGAGGCGCCGTGCCCAGGGGGAGATCAGGTCCGCGAAGCGGTTCTGGGCCTCGGCCAGGAGCGTATCGATGACCAGCGAGGACTTGCCGCATCCCGAAGGCCCCGTCACCACGGTCAGGCCCTGCGCCGGGATGACCAGGTCGAGGTTCCGGAGGTTGTGCGTGCGCACCCCCAGCAGCTCGATGGGCGGATCGTCCTCGCGGATGGCCGTCGGGAGCAGGGGCGGCAGGACCTCCCGCAGCGCGGCGCCCGTGAGCGAGTCCGGGCACGCGACGAGGGCGGCCGGAGGGCCGGAGGCCACCGCGCGCCCCCCCTCGGGGCCGCTCCCTGGACCGAGGTCCAGCACGCGGTCCGCGCGACGCACCACCTCCCGGTCGTTGTCCACCACCAGCAGGGTGTGGCCCGCCGCGAGCAGGTGGTCCCAGGCTGCCAGGAGCACCGCGACATCAGCGGCGTGGAGTCCCGTGGTGGGCTCGTCCAGGGCGATGAGGGCCGGGCCCTTGTCGGCCTTGGCCAGTTCCGTGGCCAGCTTCACCCGCTGGGCCTCGCCCCCGGAAAGCGTCGTGGCGGGCTGGCCCAGGGGCAGGTAGCCCAGCCCCACCTTCAGAAGCGCATCCAGGATGCGATGGAGCCTCGGGTGATCCGCAAAGAGGTCCGCAGCCTCGGCGATGCTCCCTTCCAGGAGGTCCGCCATGTTCCGCCTCCGGTACTGCACCGCCAGAACCTCGGGATGAAAGCGCCGCCCCCCGCAGAGGTCGCAGACCAGATCCACGCTGCCCAGGTACCGCATGCCGATTTCCTGCACGCCCGCGCCTTCGCAGGCCTCGCAGCGGCCCCCGGCCGTGTTGAAGGAGAAATGCCCCTTGCCCAGTCCCCGCACCTTGGCCTCGGCGGTGGCCGCGAACAGGTCGCGGATGAGGTCGAAGGCCCCGGTGTAGGTCGCCGCATTGGAGCGGGGCGTGCGCCCGATCGGATCGGCATCCACCTGGACGATGCGGCGGAAGGCGGCGCCGGGAACCTGGCCAGCCTGGATGCGGGCCACCACTTCCTCGAGCAGAGAGGTCTTCCCCGCTCCGGACACCCCGCAGATCACATGGAGGGCACCCGGTTCCAGCTCCAGGGAGAGGTTCTGGAGGTTGTTCCGGTTCAGGCCCTCCACGCGCAGGATTCCCTGGTCCGCGCGGGGTCGGCGCGGGGGCATGGTCCCGGGTCCCGTCAGCCCGGCCGCCAGCCAGGTCTGCGTGGGTGTGGGTGGCCCCTCGGTCTTTCGCGCGAGGAGTTCCGAAGGCGGGCCGCTCCACAGCAGCTGCCCGCCCTCCCGCCCCGGCCCGGGCCCCAGGTCGATCAACCAGTCGGCGGAGCGGGCCACGAGGGCATCGTGCTCCACCACCACCACCGTCTGGCCCTGGTCCCGGAGGCGCTTCAACACCGCGATCAGGCGACCCACCTCGTGAGGATGGAGGCCGGCCGTGGGCTCGTCCAGGACCACCAGCAGGCCCCGCAGCTCCCCCAGCGCCAGGCTGATCAGGCGCAGCCGCTGGGCCTCGCCGCGGGAGAGGCTGGGGGCCGGGCGGTCCAGGGTCAGATACCCCAGCCCCAGTTCCAGCAGGAGCTCGCAGCGGGCCAGCAGGTCGGCCCGGATGGGCTCCAGGACGGGCGCTTCCCCGGGCGAGGACACGACCCCCGCCAGGTGGTCCCGGAGCTCACGCACCGTCATGGCGGCAAGGTCCACGATGCGCATCCCACGCCAAGTCACCGCCAGCGCCTCGGGCCGCAACCGCGCGCCCTGACAGGCCGAGCAGCTGGAGCTCCGGACGAAGCGGAGGATCGAATCGTTGCGCTTGCCGCGCAGGATCTCCTCCATGACCGGCACCAGCCCCCGGTAGAAGCCCTCCTGGCGCGGCCGGGCCGTGATCCCCGTCCACTTCAGGCGCGACTCCAGAGGATGCTTGCCGTAGGGGATCTTCAGCCGGTCGGAGCCGAAGAGCACCACCTGGCGCGCCTCCTCGCTCAGGTCCCTCCAGGGGATGTCCACGGATCCGCCGTGGACCCGCAGCACGGAGTCCAGCACCTGGAGCGTCACCTGCGAGTACATGAGGTAGCCGTTCGGGGTGCTGACGCGCAGCGCCCCGTCCCTCAAGGACCTGGCGGAATCGGCCACCAGCAGGTTCAGGTCCAGGCGGTCCTCCACGCCGAGCCCCTTGCAGTGGGGGCAGGCTCCCTCCTCGCCGTTGAAGGAGAACAGGCCCCGGGTCGGATGGACGCCCTCGGGCGCCGTGCCCAGGCGTGCGAAGAGCAGGCGCAGCAGATCCCATCCCTCCGTGAGGGTCCCCACCGTGGACCGGGGATGGGCGAGGCTGGCGCGCTGGCCCACGGCCACCGCTGGGCCCAGCCCGCTGATGCTCCGCACCGCCGGCCGCGCGAGCCCGCCCATGAACTGGCGGGCGTAGGACGGCAGGGTCCCCAGGAAGCGGCGCTGCCCTTCCCGG from Geothrix sp. includes these protein-coding regions:
- a CDS encoding NAD(P)H-dependent oxidoreductase, translated to MNILIINAHLSYPGWSEGKLNLAFMDQAKAFFAERGHQVAETYIERGYKPEEEVQKHVSADLVLLQTPVNWFSAPWIYKKYVDEVFNLGLTTKALLEGDGRTRQDPTRQYGSGGHMQGKKFMISATWNAPKETFDNPNSLLYGGKGTADLFLHITSNYKFIGFDILPDFGVFDIFKTPDIPRALEDYRSHLEKHCL
- a CDS encoding excinuclease ABC subunit UvrA; this encodes MERGNLEIVVRGAEEHNLAGFDVRIPRRSLTVITGVSGSGKSSLAFDTLFREGQRRFLGTLPSYARQFMGGLARPAVRSISGLGPAVAVGQRASLAHPRSTVGTLTEGWDLLRLLFARLGTAPEGVHPTRGLFSFNGEEGACPHCKGLGVEDRLDLNLLVADSARSLRDGALRVSTPNGYLMYSQVTLQVLDSVLRVHGGSVDIPWRDLSEEARQVVLFGSDRLKIPYGKHPLESRLKWTGITARPRQEGFYRGLVPVMEEILRGKRNDSILRFVRSSSCSACQGARLRPEALAVTWRGMRIVDLAAMTVRELRDHLAGVVSSPGEAPVLEPIRADLLARCELLLELGLGYLTLDRPAPSLSRGEAQRLRLISLALGELRGLLVVLDEPTAGLHPHEVGRLIAVLKRLRDQGQTVVVVEHDALVARSADWLIDLGPGPGREGGQLLWSGPPSELLARKTEGPPTPTQTWLAAGLTGPGTMPPRRPRADQGILRVEGLNRNNLQNLSLELEPGALHVICGVSGAGKTSLLEEVVARIQAGQVPGAAFRRIVQVDADPIGRTPRSNAATYTGAFDLIRDLFAATAEAKVRGLGKGHFSFNTAGGRCEACEGAGVQEIGMRYLGSVDLVCDLCGGRRFHPEVLAVQYRRRNMADLLEGSIAEAADLFADHPRLHRILDALLKVGLGYLPLGQPATTLSGGEAQRVKLATELAKADKGPALIALDEPTTGLHAADVAVLLAAWDHLLAAGHTLLVVDNDREVVRRADRVLDLGPGSGPEGGRAVASGPPAALVACPDSLTGAALREVLPPLLPTAIREDDPPIELLGVRTHNLRNLDLVIPAQGLTVVTGPSGCGKSSLVIDTLLAEAQNRFADLISPWARRLLPRKGGAELDAARGLQAAVAVPQRAGRRNPRSTVGTVTELDELLRLLFARAGERPCPACEAPAQGDRCGCGQGLPGLWASDFSPHSERGACPSCKGLGFLQRCDPERLVSHPDRPLDGGAMDGTRFGAYLGEPDGQFVATLRRAAEGAGLDLGRPWRELGPEERRLAMSGTGSTVHEVAWHYRRGKVVGVHRLQTEWPGFATLVDREYERIHADPKGEELEALLVDNPCPECGGERLKAVARSVRFGGLRFPEATGSSIDQALGWLGGLDIQGLSPRMDALTHDLREDLRRRFQALADAGLGYLSVRREMASLSGGEAQRVRLAAALDGGLVGVTYILDEPSRGLHARDIQRLGGVLKKLAEAGNAVVVVEHESSLIAAADQILELGPGAGPEGGRLLAVGTPEDLKQLPGSRTGAQLRRSRTVIGGQGGATRSPAVRVRGAHLHNLQGIDVAFPAGVLVGVTGVSGSGKSTLVLDVLAPSLRNHLQGRGPVGCEGIELTTDIGEVITANQEGLGLVGRSTVLTLSGLSEILRRRYAATPRAKASKLSAKHFSTAAPGGRCEACEGRGVITVAMDLLPDVTVGCEVCLGQRFQPEVLACLVAGRSIAATLEASVAELAEAFAQDAAVSRSLGALREVGLGYLRLGQEAGTLSEGERQRLRLAGLLAAPRKGRVAVLLDEPTRGLGFEDVDRLRAALRRLAGEGHLVVAVEHDLDFIAACDWIIDLGPEGGAAGGRVVVEGSPERVAACAASFTGQALAIL
- a CDS encoding aldo/keto reductase; translated protein: MKMRTLGTHGLNVSTLGLGCMGLSFGLGPAVDKQEGIALIRAAVEKGVTFFDTAEVYGPWVNEELVGEALEPFRGQVAIATKFGFAIDQVSGQNPGGLNSRPERIKAVAEASLKRLRVETLDLFYQHRVDPEVPIEDVAGAVKELIQQGKVRHFGLSEAGVQTIRKAHAIQPVAALQSEYSLFWREPEVEIIPTLEELGIGFVPFSPLGKGFLTGKIDETTTFDPTDFRNVVPRFTPEARKANFALVEVLKSLAAAKDATPAQLALAWLLAQKPWIVPIPGTTKQHRLEENLGGAALELTPEDLKAIGAAASGIELRGERYPAHLQRLVGR
- a CDS encoding AraC family transcriptional regulator, whose translation is MTRLHASPRTTDLEEDSTDLAKLARRLMAHAPYDGTFDLRLSGVHVSKASRIEKEMHHAVMQPALCMVAQGAKRVILGKEIYEYDASRMLVYSVDVPITAQVTQASLDAPYLGIRLDLDPARVADLTAKVYPLGLPKRDDGHAICVDQVDEHVINAVVRLMELASQPGEADLLAPLVMDEILIRLLRSSLGLRLAMIGQEKSKVHRISKAVSWVRSHFDKPLDVERLATLVHMSPSSFHQHFKAVTDMSPLQYQKALRLQEARRLMLLTKLDAGSAGRQVGYQSVSQFTREYGRYFGNAPTRDIALLLQKASVDNPSAEN